From the Priestia koreensis genome, one window contains:
- a CDS encoding 3-hydroxybutyrate dehydrogenase, which translates to MNQLLNQKVALVTGAASGIGLEVAREFAKEGARVVISDLNEQAIESSVAELKNAGFDATGIKCDVTKEEEIKQAIEHSVNTYGRLDILINNAGMQYVSEIEKFPTEKFELLVKIMLTAPFVATKHAFPIMKKQGFGRIINMASINGLIGFAGKAAYNSSKHGVIGLTKVAALEGAAHGITVNALCPGYVDTPLVRNQLQGIADTRHVALEKVLEEVIFPLVPQKRLISVQEIADYAVFLASDKAKGVTGQAAVLDGGYTAQ; encoded by the coding sequence ATGAATCAACTATTAAATCAAAAAGTAGCGCTCGTAACAGGAGCAGCGAGCGGAATTGGTCTAGAAGTAGCTCGTGAATTCGCAAAAGAGGGTGCAAGAGTCGTTATTTCTGACTTAAATGAACAAGCAATCGAAAGCTCTGTTGCAGAACTTAAAAATGCAGGGTTTGATGCAACGGGAATTAAATGTGACGTAACAAAAGAAGAGGAAATTAAACAAGCGATTGAACATAGCGTCAACACATACGGACGTTTAGATATATTAATTAACAATGCGGGTATGCAATACGTATCTGAAATCGAGAAGTTTCCAACTGAAAAATTTGAATTACTCGTTAAAATTATGCTAACAGCACCATTTGTAGCAACAAAGCATGCGTTCCCAATTATGAAAAAGCAAGGTTTTGGTCGCATCATTAACATGGCATCAATCAACGGACTAATAGGCTTTGCTGGTAAAGCGGCTTACAACAGCTCAAAACATGGTGTGATTGGGTTAACAAAAGTAGCGGCACTTGAAGGAGCAGCTCACGGCATTACCGTTAATGCGCTTTGTCCTGGTTATGTAGATACACCACTTGTAAGAAATCAGCTTCAAGGTATTGCTGATACTCGCCACGTAGCGCTTGAAAAAGTGTTAGAAGAAGTAATTTTCCCACTAGTACCGCAAAAACGTTTAATTAGCGTTCAGGAAATTGCTGATTATGCGGTATTCCTAGCAAGTGACAAAGCAAAAGGTGTGACTGGACAAGCTGCCGTTCTTGACGGAGGATATACGGCTCAGTAA
- a CDS encoding 5' nucleotidase, NT5C type, whose amino-acid sequence MTTLLIDMDSVICDLMTPWHKRYNEDFDDDLSVERLACWQSEKYVKQECGIKIYDYLDEPGLFRHLEPLPHAIEVLQRLHEKMEILIVTSSRTFAFTEKEQWVNEHLPFIGAKNIIFTHRKDKVYGDVLFDDAPHNLEAFRATGRQAVAMSYPYNQDVDVPHVSDWLQFEKWVDDYVSTQKGNE is encoded by the coding sequence ATGACAACATTACTCATTGATATGGATTCGGTCATTTGTGATTTGATGACTCCGTGGCATAAAAGATACAACGAAGACTTTGATGACGATTTATCAGTTGAGCGACTCGCCTGCTGGCAATCAGAGAAGTACGTAAAGCAAGAATGCGGGATAAAAATTTATGATTACCTAGACGAACCTGGTCTTTTTCGCCATTTAGAACCACTTCCTCATGCAATTGAGGTGCTTCAACGCCTCCATGAGAAAATGGAGATTCTAATCGTGACGAGTAGTCGCACGTTCGCGTTTACCGAAAAAGAGCAGTGGGTGAATGAGCATTTGCCGTTTATCGGTGCGAAGAATATCATTTTTACTCACCGAAAAGATAAAGTCTACGGTGATGTCTTATTTGATGATGCGCCTCATAACTTAGAAGCTTTTCGTGCAACAGGCCGTCAAGCAGTGGCTATGAGCTATCCATATAACCAAGATGTGGATGTTCCGCACGTGAGCGACTGGCTTCAATTTGAAAAATGGGTAGATGACTATGTGAGCACGCAAAAAGGGAACGAATGA
- a CDS encoding MerR family transcriptional regulator, producing MYKIGELAVAANVSKRTIDYYTNLGLLHAQRSASNYRYYSEESLEDLKFIENCKQLHIPLDEIKQKLLLRKTTHIEKDELQKQTEQIAKRVEQLNKELCGILPIFNQLDEAEKRTISTHLSDEGKRLIQSLQGLIV from the coding sequence GTGTATAAAATTGGCGAACTAGCAGTTGCTGCGAACGTCTCAAAGCGAACAATCGATTATTATACAAATCTAGGTTTGTTGCATGCTCAGCGCTCGGCTTCAAATTATCGCTATTATTCGGAAGAGTCGTTGGAAGATTTGAAGTTCATTGAAAATTGTAAGCAGCTTCATATTCCGTTAGACGAAATTAAGCAAAAGCTTTTGTTGCGGAAAACAACGCACATTGAAAAAGATGAGCTTCAAAAGCAGACAGAGCAGATTGCCAAGCGTGTTGAACAGTTGAATAAAGAGCTTTGTGGTATCCTGCCTATTTTCAATCAGCTAGATGAAGCGGAGAAACGTACCATTTCAACCCATTTATCAGATGAAGGAAAACGACTTATACAGTCTCTTCAGGGGCTGATCGTTTGA
- a CDS encoding mechanosensitive ion channel family protein, translated as MDEWLNFGIAIGIFVVFLILRKLFTTYLFKFIIRFVKNKNHLITTILESFEKPMRWIFVIIGLQLAFPYLPFDLLTAETEHRIIRSLFIALAAWGGYSLAGSTSLFFATFSKNFDFQVDRIVIPFIEKAVRIIIVVLAVSVIAEEWGFNVNGFVAGLGLGGLAFALAAKDTISNLFGGIVIITEKPFTIGDWIKTPSVEGTVEDITFRSTKIRTFAQAVVTVPNATLSNEPVINWSKMGKRQVAFHIGVSYSTKRAHLESVVYRIKQMLIDDRDIHNETILVNFDRFNESSFDVYLYFFTNTTAFAEYLKVKEQVNFKILEVLEEEGVSLAFPTRSLVIQQDESHEAIREENILEKAKN; from the coding sequence ATGGATGAATGGCTGAATTTTGGAATAGCCATTGGAATTTTTGTCGTGTTTCTCATACTTCGTAAATTGTTTACGACTTATTTATTCAAGTTTATTATTCGTTTTGTAAAAAACAAAAATCATCTGATTACGACTATTTTAGAATCATTTGAAAAGCCAATGCGCTGGATATTTGTCATTATTGGATTGCAGCTTGCATTCCCTTATCTGCCGTTTGATTTGCTGACAGCGGAGACAGAACACCGCATCATTCGTTCGCTTTTTATCGCGCTAGCGGCGTGGGGAGGATATAGCTTAGCAGGATCAACATCACTGTTTTTTGCCACGTTTTCGAAAAACTTTGACTTTCAGGTTGATCGCATTGTTATTCCTTTCATTGAAAAAGCCGTTCGAATTATAATCGTTGTATTAGCAGTATCTGTTATTGCTGAAGAATGGGGCTTTAATGTAAACGGGTTTGTCGCAGGGCTTGGCCTTGGAGGACTTGCCTTCGCTCTTGCAGCCAAGGATACGATTAGCAACTTGTTTGGGGGAATCGTGATCATTACCGAAAAGCCGTTCACAATAGGCGATTGGATCAAAACGCCGAGCGTCGAGGGTACGGTTGAGGACATTACGTTTAGAAGTACGAAAATTCGTACGTTCGCCCAAGCTGTTGTAACGGTTCCAAACGCTACGCTTTCCAACGAACCGGTTATTAACTGGTCTAAGATGGGGAAACGTCAGGTAGCGTTTCATATCGGTGTATCCTACTCAACGAAACGAGCTCACCTTGAGAGCGTCGTCTATCGTATTAAGCAAATGCTGATCGATGACCGAGACATACATAACGAAACAATTTTAGTGAACTTTGATCGCTTTAACGAATCTAGTTTCGATGTGTATCTATATTTCTTTACAAACACGACTGCCTTTGCTGAATATTTAAAAGTAAAGGAGCAGGTCAACTTTAAAATTTTAGAAGTACTTGAGGAAGAAGGCGTCAGTCTTGCCTTTCCAACTCGTTCTCTCGTTATCCAACAGGATGAATCACACGAAGCCATTCGTGAAGAGAATATTTTAGAGAAAGCTAAAAACTAA
- a CDS encoding aldo/keto reductase, which yields MEKTKIGTSDVEASRIGLGTWAIGGWMWGGSDERESIKTIHSALDKGITFIDTAAVYGFGNSEEIVGKAIKEYGNRDNIVIATKTALDWTKGDQPEPFRNASKERIYKEIKDSLHRLQTNYIDLYQVHWPDPHTPISETAAAMKELYDEGLIRAIGVSNFSTEQMEEFKQVAPLHSVQPPYNLFERDIEKDILPYAHKNNIATILYGSLCRGLLSGKMSADRQFDGDDLRNNDPKFQQPNFDHYLAAVHDLDQLAKDRYGKTVLHLAVRWILDQPGASVALWGARRPDQVDVVGEMVDFHVDDETKKDIDQILNKHVPNPIGPEFMAPPSKDEIEG from the coding sequence ATGGAAAAGACAAAAATCGGTACATCAGACGTCGAAGCGTCGCGAATTGGTCTCGGAACGTGGGCCATCGGAGGATGGATGTGGGGAGGATCTGATGAAAGAGAATCAATTAAAACGATCCACTCTGCACTTGATAAAGGCATTACGTTTATTGACACAGCTGCTGTATATGGCTTTGGAAATTCAGAAGAGATTGTTGGAAAAGCGATTAAAGAGTATGGTAATCGAGATAACATCGTAATTGCGACCAAAACCGCGCTTGATTGGACGAAGGGTGATCAGCCAGAACCATTTCGTAATGCTTCCAAAGAGCGTATTTACAAAGAAATTAAGGATTCCCTTCATCGTTTGCAAACGAACTATATTGATTTGTATCAGGTGCACTGGCCAGATCCACATACGCCAATTTCTGAAACCGCTGCTGCGATGAAAGAACTATATGATGAAGGATTAATTCGTGCCATTGGCGTGAGCAACTTTTCAACGGAACAAATGGAGGAATTTAAGCAGGTGGCTCCGCTTCATTCCGTACAGCCACCTTACAACCTGTTTGAACGTGACATTGAGAAAGATATTTTACCTTACGCCCATAAAAATAATATTGCTACGATTCTTTATGGAAGCTTATGCCGAGGCCTGCTATCAGGAAAAATGAGCGCTGACCGTCAATTTGACGGAGATGATTTACGTAACAATGATCCGAAATTTCAGCAACCGAATTTTGATCATTATCTCGCAGCCGTCCATGACCTTGATCAGCTAGCGAAAGATCGCTACGGAAAAACGGTTTTACATTTAGCCGTACGTTGGATTTTAGATCAGCCAGGAGCAAGTGTTGCACTATGGGGAGCGCGCCGACCTGATCAAGTAGACGTAGTAGGAGAAATGGTTGATTTTCATGTTGACGACGAAACGAAAAAGGATATTGATCAAATCTTAAACAAGCATGTTCCAAACCCAATTGGTCCTGAATTTATGGCTCCTCCTTCAAAAGATGAAATAGAAGGGTAA
- a CDS encoding LysR family transcriptional regulator — MDIKHLEYFMAVAHHKSFTKAAQAMHVSQPGLSKMIKNLEEELDVILLDRNAKEMALTDAGEILLQKAEKMIGLRAEISSSLYNIVHMKKGKIRIGIPPVVGTVFFAEIIAGFRERYPDITIDLYEQGTHIVEKQVLDGQLDLGVAVLPVHEPSLHMIPFIEEEMALLVSQSHHLADEEAVSLKDLKEEAFITFNKHFSVHDITIEACREQGFDPHIAFESSQWDFIGEMVGAKIGISILPKSICTRFPSSKVSVVSLHNPVIPWKGGIIYKKEHYLSYATREMIRYLEEVNPIRYNHLESN, encoded by the coding sequence TTGGACATTAAACATCTAGAATATTTCATGGCTGTTGCACATCATAAAAGCTTTACCAAGGCTGCACAAGCCATGCACGTCTCACAGCCTGGCCTTAGTAAAATGATCAAAAACCTTGAAGAAGAACTCGACGTCATCTTACTTGACCGAAACGCAAAGGAAATGGCGCTAACAGATGCGGGAGAAATTTTGTTACAAAAAGCGGAAAAGATGATTGGTCTTCGAGCAGAAATTTCTTCGTCTCTTTATAATATTGTGCATATGAAAAAAGGAAAAATACGCATTGGAATTCCTCCGGTCGTTGGAACCGTCTTTTTCGCTGAAATTATCGCTGGTTTTCGGGAACGCTATCCAGACATTACAATCGATTTGTACGAGCAAGGTACACATATCGTCGAAAAACAAGTACTAGACGGCCAGTTAGATTTAGGTGTAGCCGTATTACCGGTTCATGAGCCTTCCCTACATATGATTCCTTTTATTGAAGAAGAAATGGCGCTTCTCGTGTCTCAGTCACATCACCTAGCTGATGAAGAAGCCGTTTCGTTAAAGGATTTAAAAGAGGAAGCATTTATTACGTTTAATAAACATTTTTCCGTTCATGATATAACTATCGAGGCATGTCGCGAGCAAGGTTTTGATCCGCACATTGCTTTCGAGAGCTCGCAGTGGGATTTTATTGGCGAAATGGTAGGAGCTAAAATTGGCATCTCCATCTTACCTAAATCGATTTGTACAAGGTTCCCTTCGAGTAAAGTGTCCGTTGTGTCTTTGCATAATCCTGTTATTCCATGGAAAGGCGGCATTATTTATAAAAAAGAACACTACCTTTCCTATGCCACACGTGAAATGATTCGCTATCTTGAAGAAGTTAATCCAATTCGCTATAACCATTTGGAATCGAATTGA
- a CDS encoding carboxymuconolactone decarboxylase family protein yields the protein MEDNRYQEGLDKLMEFTTEDNKDVFTHLKIVDDLKDLAPDVAKFIIEFAYGEIYTREGLDNKQRALAVISSLATQGTEPQLELHINTALTAGLTPKEIVETFTQLIPYTGFPRILNALRVAKKVFEQRHVAVQA from the coding sequence ATGGAAGATAATCGTTATCAAGAAGGCTTAGACAAATTAATGGAATTTACAACTGAGGACAACAAAGACGTATTCACTCATTTAAAAATTGTGGATGACTTAAAAGATCTAGCACCGGACGTGGCGAAATTCATTATTGAATTTGCATACGGTGAAATTTATACACGTGAAGGTCTCGACAACAAGCAGCGTGCTCTAGCCGTTATCTCATCACTTGCGACACAAGGAACGGAGCCACAGCTTGAGCTACACATTAATACAGCATTAACAGCTGGCTTAACACCAAAAGAAATTGTTGAAACGTTCACACAGCTAATCCCATACACAGGGTTTCCGCGTATCCTAAACGCACTACGCGTGGCAAAAAAGGTGTTTGAACAACGCCACGTAGCTGTACAAGCTTAA
- the pfkA gene encoding 6-phosphofructokinase — MKRIAVLTSGGDAPGMNAAVRAVVRKGIHSGLEVFGVYQGYQGLIAGNIKKLDVGSVGDIVQRGGTMLYSARCPEFKTEEGRQKGIENLKKHGIEGLVVVGGDGSYMGAVKLTEAGFPCIGIPGTIDNDIPGTDFTLGFDTALNTVIDAIDKIRDTATSHERTFIIEVMGRDAGDIALWSGLAGGAETILIPESKEDFQDVLDRLKSGLARGKKHSILVVAEGVATGDEVAHALKEEGIDNRVTVLGHIQRGGSPTAMDRVLGSRFGGHAVDLLLAGHGGRAVGIRKNEIVDYDIMEILKEKHEIDMNMYQLSKELSI; from the coding sequence ATGAAGCGTATTGCAGTTTTAACAAGTGGTGGAGATGCACCAGGAATGAACGCAGCTGTCCGTGCAGTTGTTCGTAAAGGAATTCATAGTGGTCTTGAAGTGTTTGGTGTATACCAAGGTTATCAAGGACTAATTGCAGGAAACATTAAAAAATTAGACGTTGGTTCTGTCGGAGATATCGTTCAACGTGGTGGGACGATGCTATACTCTGCACGTTGCCCTGAGTTCAAAACAGAAGAAGGACGTCAAAAAGGGATCGAAAACCTTAAAAAGCACGGCATTGAAGGATTAGTAGTTGTTGGTGGAGACGGTTCTTACATGGGTGCCGTAAAACTAACAGAAGCTGGCTTCCCTTGTATCGGTATTCCAGGGACAATTGATAATGATATCCCAGGAACTGACTTTACATTAGGATTTGATACAGCATTAAATACTGTTATTGATGCAATTGATAAAATTCGTGATACGGCTACTTCTCATGAGCGTACGTTCATTATTGAAGTAATGGGTCGCGATGCGGGTGATATCGCGCTATGGTCAGGTCTTGCTGGTGGAGCGGAAACAATTTTAATTCCGGAATCAAAAGAAGACTTCCAAGACGTATTAGATCGCTTAAAGAGCGGTTTAGCACGTGGTAAAAAGCATAGCATCCTTGTGGTAGCAGAAGGAGTAGCAACAGGTGACGAAGTTGCTCATGCTTTGAAGGAAGAAGGAATTGATAACCGCGTAACAGTGCTTGGTCACATCCAACGTGGTGGTTCACCAACAGCGATGGACCGCGTATTAGGAAGCCGTTTCGGTGGCCATGCTGTCGATCTTCTATTAGCTGGACACGGTGGTCGCGCAGTAGGAATTCGTAAAAACGAAATCGTTGACTACGATATTATGGAAATTTTAAAAGAAAAGCACGAAATTGATATGAACATGTATCAATTATCGAAAGAGCTTTCAATCTAA
- a CDS encoding NAD-dependent protein deacylase has translation MGEQIKTLQSWIDRAQSICFFTGAGVSTESGIPDFRSQNGLYKKNLSFVDVVSRPYFERDPNQFWPLFKEIFRIKLLNEYKPNKGHQFIAELESRGKQVRVITQNIDGLHQEAGSKHVYEIHGTIKYAHCPKCKTRYDLAHMNAHATPKCQIISKNKQPCDTILKPNVVLFGDSIHQFEEAVQAALSSDLFIVLGSSLEVTPINQIPLLVQRKGTIPMVIINLSSTYYDDMFDLVIQEPIGATLSAL, from the coding sequence TTGGGAGAACAAATAAAAACGCTTCAATCATGGATTGACCGCGCACAGTCTATTTGCTTTTTTACAGGCGCAGGAGTGAGCACGGAGTCAGGCATCCCTGATTTTCGGTCTCAAAATGGGTTATACAAGAAAAATCTGAGCTTTGTTGACGTGGTTTCTAGACCCTATTTTGAACGTGATCCAAACCAGTTTTGGCCATTGTTTAAAGAGATCTTTCGAATTAAGCTTTTAAACGAGTACAAGCCTAATAAAGGACATCAATTTATCGCAGAGCTTGAAAGCCGTGGTAAGCAGGTGAGGGTGATTACGCAAAATATCGATGGCCTTCATCAAGAAGCAGGAAGCAAGCACGTGTATGAAATTCATGGTACGATAAAGTATGCGCACTGCCCAAAGTGTAAAACAAGATATGACTTAGCGCACATGAATGCCCATGCTACACCAAAATGTCAAATAATTTCGAAAAATAAGCAGCCATGCGATACGATTCTAAAACCGAATGTGGTATTGTTTGGGGATTCCATTCATCAGTTTGAAGAAGCTGTCCAGGCAGCGTTAAGCAGTGATTTATTTATCGTATTAGGTTCGTCTCTAGAGGTAACCCCGATCAATCAAATTCCTCTTTTGGTGCAAAGAAAGGGGACAATTCCGATGGTGATCATTAATTTAAGCTCGACTTATTACGACGATATGTTTGATTTGGTTATTCAGGAACCGATCGGAGCAACACTTTCTGCCCTGTAA
- a CDS encoding hemolysin family protein encodes MDIFNLVLVAILIALTAFFVATEFAIVKVRSSRIDQLIAEGSRNARAAKRIISNLDEYLSACQLGITITALALGWIAEPAVKRLLDPLFESLPLSESVSDVIAFIIAFSIVTFIHVVVGELAPKTFAIQKAEALTLLTARPIILFYKVMYPFIWILNGSARVITGMFGLKPVAEHELAHSEEELRIILSESYKSGEINQSEFKYVNKIFEFDDRVAKEIMVPRTEIVSFDQEDALDYILEVVKEEKFTRYPVVDGDKDHIIGVVNMKEIFTDYVFDKEKTNINLRDYVRPVIQVIESIPIHDLLLKMQKERIHMAILIDEYGGTAGLVTVEDILEEIVGEIRDEFDADERPSIQKVTDDHYIIDGKVLVGEVNDLLGTEIDDKDVDTIGGWVLTEKYDIEQGQIIPFGSYEFMVREMEGHHIQYLEVTLSEPLLNEDKDIKEVEDIYLAPPQKEALM; translated from the coding sequence TTGGACATATTTAACTTGGTTTTAGTAGCCATCTTGATTGCTTTAACAGCCTTTTTCGTTGCAACTGAGTTTGCAATTGTAAAAGTGCGCAGTTCTCGTATTGATCAGTTGATAGCAGAAGGTAGCAGGAATGCGCGCGCAGCAAAGCGCATCATTTCTAATCTTGATGAATACTTATCCGCATGTCAGTTAGGAATTACGATTACAGCACTCGCATTAGGTTGGATAGCAGAACCGGCAGTGAAGAGGTTACTTGATCCATTATTTGAGAGCCTGCCGTTAAGTGAATCAGTATCAGATGTAATCGCATTTATCATTGCGTTTAGTATCGTGACATTTATTCACGTTGTGGTAGGGGAGTTGGCACCGAAAACTTTTGCCATTCAAAAGGCTGAAGCACTTACTTTATTAACAGCTAGACCGATTATTTTGTTTTATAAAGTAATGTATCCATTTATTTGGATTCTAAATGGATCAGCGCGTGTCATCACAGGCATGTTCGGGTTAAAACCAGTAGCAGAACATGAATTAGCGCATTCTGAAGAAGAGCTTCGCATTATTCTTTCAGAAAGCTATAAAAGCGGTGAAATTAATCAATCTGAGTTTAAATATGTGAATAAGATTTTCGAATTTGACGATCGAGTAGCAAAAGAAATTATGGTACCAAGGACCGAAATTGTATCCTTCGACCAGGAAGATGCACTTGATTACATTTTAGAAGTCGTGAAAGAAGAAAAGTTCACCCGTTACCCAGTAGTAGACGGTGACAAGGATCACATCATTGGTGTGGTGAACATGAAAGAAATCTTTACCGACTACGTGTTTGATAAAGAAAAAACGAACATCAATCTCCGTGATTACGTTCGTCCTGTGATTCAAGTAATTGAATCCATTCCCATTCATGATTTGCTGTTGAAAATGCAGAAGGAGCGCATTCATATGGCGATTCTAATCGATGAGTATGGTGGAACGGCAGGGCTTGTAACGGTAGAAGACATTCTAGAGGAGATTGTTGGGGAAATCCGCGATGAATTTGATGCGGATGAGCGCCCATCGATTCAGAAGGTAACAGACGACCATTATATTATCGATGGAAAAGTACTTGTTGGAGAAGTAAATGATCTTCTTGGTACCGAAATTGATGACAAAGATGTCGATACGATTGGTGGCTGGGTCTTAACCGAAAAATATGATATCGAGCAAGGGCAGATTATTCCATTTGGTTCCTATGAGTTCATGGTAAGAGAAATGGAAGGTCACCACATTCAATATCTTGAAGTAACGCTTAGTGAACCACTACTCAACGAAGATAAAGACATAAAAGAAGTTGAAGATATTTATTTGGCTCCTCCACAAAAGGAAGCATTGATGTAA